Proteins from one Naumovozyma castellii chromosome 3, complete genome genomic window:
- the SGF29 gene encoding Sgf29p (ancestral locus Anc_1.409), which yields MDGQWDIVISSLQDIYNSNEVSQFDDDPNLKRLNFANLSDEQLQTYLDKFQDHRENVKRAQRLLEAVKSNLDTILDQVPNDDATKGSSNEVGSAGSVSSKSSAGKTTNSIMGRAYWTSQYNLNHDIIVGSEVAYKPRKGGDGEWFHCEVIRISPDGLRFEVRDPEPDELGNTGKVFKCNWKDIILIPPTTATRAQIPNYPAGTKVLARYPETTTFYPAVVIGSKRDGTCRLRFDGEEEVNKETEVARRLVLPYPNVSSSPAKK from the coding sequence atggACGGCCAATGGGATATAGTCATATCATCTTTACAGGATATTTACAATAGCAATGAAGTTAGccaatttgatgatgatccTAATTTGAAGAGACTCAATTTTGCAAATTTATCTGACGAACAATTACAAACATATTTAGATAAATTCCAAGATCATAGAGAAAATGTCAAGAGAGCTCAGAGGTTATTAGAAGCTGTTAAATCAAATTTGGATACAATATTAGATCAGGTACCAAACGATGATGCTACTAAGGGCAGTAGTAATGAAGTTGGCTCGGCAGGTTCTGTATCGAGTAAAAGCTCAGCAGGAAAGACTACAAACTCCATAATGGGTAGAGCATACTGGACAAGCCAATATAATCTGAACCATGATATAATTGTAGGATCAGAGGTTGCATATAAACCAAGAAAGGGCGGTGATGGTGAATGGTTTCATTGTGAAGTAATAAGGATAAGTCCGGACGGTTTAAGATTCGAGGTAAGAGATCCCGAGCCAGATGAATTGGGGAACACTGGCAAAGTTTTTAAATGTAATTGGAAAGATATAATCCTTATCCCACCTACAACGGCTACAAGAGCCCAGATACCGAATTATCCAGCAGGAACGAAAGTTTTAGCGAGATATCCAGAAACAACGACGTTCTATCCCGCTGTAGTTATTGGAAGTAAGAGAGACGGAACGTGCCGACTCAGATTCGATGGGGAGGAAGAAGTAAATAAGGAGACAGAAGTTGCACGAAGACTTGTGCTGCCCTATCCAAACGTATCCTCATCACCTGCCAAGAAGTAA
- the NCAS0C04780 gene encoding Zn(II)2Cys6 transcription factor (ancestral locus Anc_3.109), whose translation MSSEANMNEYDLLDRSEATTGSGTLPEQFNYWQQGRTSRGEAVTVNQLPNVPKSSETINVATGRSHNLFETPMNQNVNSNSPIPNQPMVHKPTKITSGKKRVSKACDHCRKRKIKCDKVDPSTGKCSNCLKYNANCTFKRGRDNVLNNRRTSDDTTSSALSKGFALNNVMSPSFSGINDIRISSNLPQPSPMVGSRDTSTLSSRQEPHNPPAQEAGVVNISKNNNSESKDTNRIAASETLYSKMEKLDRKVSIVIDNMARFEWLLAKLIKKNDSSNSTPNKNSAKPNRKLYSTILLTQRKLEMVREKISPELSSDEFMEPINDILSISMKWYIVQIKSLMYSSSGIRYPLPPKEQARRLIENFHSTLMSSVTGIISLAESLDLVDRYYDKTARPLCYSELLLLNICLCSGASATNLLIGLDSHFLRKDRIQPSKEELHDIEYHMLLNAMFYYRKVSVICSGTASIQGLLLLSRYVEANFSTELSVDICSTAIRFSIDMHLNEKKSYVTLGMDEALRRSCLWWHCFSTDKSTSLKLSRPPLITEEDMDMFTDEGYFETIKNNILPRLLNSPEEEKKVTNLEEGLGVIANYCESLPFFISYYVTKLVRIESEIFSTCFSVRSTLDFSFDEILDKLVALIKDLNKWNDNLHSAMKLESYKQYLSLLYVQNIDGNAALLFEVACARILSCHFRYLYLVIVLSLFTLSFLLDNKESYQDSSYDIPALFGDFTSQYKTASIKMLTIFKTTNYQPHLYDEIMFHFLTGVFALFFYVSNSLGEVVKNNQELFSLVELLRTTHNHLIGDDQENLFIDNLKWNTSIYFYTFFLNHLITRMNQLEHFKGRLEFNRNPYSNMLDRIREHSIKLKNDSVERLFTTLKNSTTEFENSQPNESWNDQGEVSFNLESFLNPFHKNISKIF comes from the coding sequence ATGAGTTCAGAGGCCAACATGAATGAATATGACCTATTAGATAGAAGTGAGGCGACTACTGGCAGCGGTACATTACCTGAGCAGTTCAATTATTGGCAACAAGGTAGAACTTCAAGAGGAGAAGCAGTAACTGTAAACCAATTGCCAAATGTTCCGAAAAGTTCGGAGACTATCAACGTAGCGACGGGTAGATCGCACAACCTGTTCGAGACACCAATGAATCAAAATGTGAATTCTAATAGTCCTATTCCAAATCAACCAATGGTCCATAAGCCCACGAAAATAACCAGTGGCAAGAAGAGGGTCTCAAAAGCGTGTGATCATTGtagaaaaagaaagataaaGTGTGACAAGGTGGATCCGTCCACAGGTAAATGTTCTAACTGTCTAAAATATAATGCCAATTGTACCTTCAAGAGAGGTCGTGACAATGTTCTAAATAATAGAAGAACATCAGACGATACTACAAGTAGCGCTCTCTCAAAAGGTTTTGCATTAAATAATGTCATGTCGCCATCTTTTTCAGGCATCAATGATATTCGTATCTCATCTAACTTACCACAACCGTCACCAATGGTGGGAAGTCGTGATACTTCAACCTTGTCAAGTAGACAGGAACCGCACAACCCCCCTGCGCAAGAAGCTGGCGTTGTTAATATAAGCAAGAACAATAATTCAGAATCTAAAGATACAAATCGAATCGCAGCTTCAGAGACTCTTTATTCGAAAATGGAAAAGTTGGATAGAAAGGTTTCTATTGTTATAGATAACATGGCCAGGTTTGAGTGGTTATTGGCTAAGCtaataaaaaagaatgaTTCCTCTAACTCAACTCCAAACAAGAATTCTGCCAAACCCAATAGAAAATTGTATTCTACGATATTATTAACTCAGCGGAAACTAGAAATGGTAAGAGAAAAAATATCACCAGAATTAAGCTCTGATGAATTTATGGAACCTATCAATGATATACTCAGTATATCTATGAAATGGTATATTGTTCAAATAAAGAGTCTGATGTACTCATCGTCTGGTATTCGATACCCGTTACCGCCCAAAGAACAGGCTAGAAGGTTGATAGAAAATTTCCACTCAACATTAATGTCATCAGTCACAGGAATCATATCTTTAGCGGAAAGTTTAGATTTAGTGGACAGGTACTACGACAAAACTGCTCGTCCTTTATGCTACTCGgaattgttattattgaatatatgtCTATGTTCTGGCGCGTCAGCAACAAATCTTCTTATAGGTCTTGATTCTCATTTTTTAAGAAAAGATCGAATTCAACCTAGTAAGGAGGAATTGCATGATATAGAATATCATATGCTATTAAATGCAATGTTTTATTATCGTAAGGTGTCTGTCATTTGTTCAGGGACTGCTTCAATACAAGGGTTATTACTTCTTTCTCGCTATGTTGAGGCCAATTTTAGTACTGAATTATCGGTTGACATCTGCAGTACGGCAATTAGATTTTCTATTGATATGCATctaaatgaaaagaaatcatATGTCACGCTAGGAATGGATGAAGCATTGAGAAGGAGCTGTTTATGGTGGCACTGTTTCTCAACCGATAAATCTACTTCCTTGAAACTGTCTCGGCCTCCTTTGAtaactgaagaagatatggaTATGTTTACTGATGAAGGATATTTCGAAACtataaagaataatattttaCCAAGACTTTTGAATTCtccagaagaagaaaaaaaagtcACTAACTTAGAGGAGGGATTGGGTGTTATTGCCAATTATTGTGAATCACTCccattttttatttcatatTATGTTACAAAGCTAGTGCGAATTGAAagtgaaatattttcaacttGTTTCTCTGTAAGAAGTACTTTGGATTTCTCTTTTGACGAAATACTTGACAAACTGGTAGCGCTAATCAAGGATCTTAATAAATGGAATGATAATCTACACTCTGCtatgaaattggaaagttATAAACAATATTTGTCGTTATTATATGtccaaaatattgatggaAATGCtgcattattatttgaagttgCTTGTGCACGAATCCTAAGTTGCCACTTCCGTTACCTTTATCTGGTCATTGTGCTAAGTTTGTTTActctttcatttttacTTGATAACAAGGAATCCTATCAAGATTCGTCTTATGATATTCCGGCCCTTTTTGGAGATTTTACCAGTCAGTATAAGACGGCCAGTATCAAGATGTtaacaatattcaaaacAACTAATTACCAACCTCACCTGTATGATGAAATAATGTTCCATTTTTTAACTGGTGTCTTTGCTCTATTCTTTTATGTTTCGAATAGCCTAGGAGAGGTCGTCAAGAATAATcaagaattattttcaCTTGTAGAACTACTGAGAACCACGCACAATCATCTCATTGGCGATGatcaagaaaatttatttattgataatttgaaatggaaTACATCGATCTATTTCTATACTTTTTTCTTAAATCATCTAATTACTCGTATGAATCAGTTGGAACATTTTAAGGGAAGGCTTGAATTTAACAGGAACccatattcaaatatgttGGATCGAATTAGAGAACATTCaatcaaattgaaaaatgattcAGTTGAACGTCTTTTCACTACTTTAAAGAATTCTACTACTGAGTTTGAGAATTCGCAACCTAATGAAAGCTGGAATGATCAAGGGGAAGTCAGTTTCAATCTAGAATCATTTCTGAACCCATTTCATAAAAATATCTCCAagattttttga
- the ILV6 gene encoding acetolactate synthase regulatory subunit (ancestral locus Anc_1.411) yields the protein MIRTLLSSSARRSLVRYSSSSTSALAYKQLHRHAARPPLPTVDTPSWDANSAVSSILYETPAPSRQPRKQHVLNCLVQNEPGVLSRISGTLAARGFNIDSLVVCNTEVKDLSRMTIVLQGQDGVIEQARRQIEDLVPVYAVLNYTNSEIIKRELVMARISLLGTEYFEDLLLHHHKNTANVDQTEELVTEIREKKFHPSNLPASEVLRLKHEHLNDITNLATNFGGRVVDISETSCIVELSAKPTRISAFLKLIEPFGVLECARSGMMALPRTPLKTSAEEAEEADEGKISDIVDISQLPPG from the coding sequence ATGATCAGAACTCTATTGAGCAGTAGTGCCAGGAGAAGCTTGGTCCGCTACAGTTCTTCATCGACTTCTGCATTGGCATACAAGCAATTGCACAGACACGCTGCCAGACCACCTTTACCTACTGTTGACACCCCTTCCTGGGATGCCAACAGTGCCGTCTCCTCGATTCTTTATGAGACTCCTGCTCCTTCTCGCCAACCAAGAAAGCAACACGTTTTGAATTGTTTGGTACAAAACGAACCTGGTGTCTTGTCCAGAATCTCAGGTACTTTAGCCGCTAGAGGGTTCAATATTGATTCTTTAGTCGTCTGTAACACCGAGGTGAAGGATTTGAGTAGAATGACAATTGTTTTGCAAGGTCAAGATGGTGTCATTGAACAGGCAAGAAGACAAATTGAAGACTTGGTTCCCGTTTATGCTGTCTTGAACTATACAAACTctgaaattattaagagAGAGTTAGTGATGGCCCGTATATCCTTATTGGGTACCGAATACTTCGAAGATTTGCTATTGCACCATCATAAGAATACCGCCAACGTGGATCAAACTGAAGAATTAGTCACTGAGATCAGAGAAAAGAAGTTCCATCCTTCCAACTTACCAGCCAGTGAAGTGTTAAGGTTGAAACATGAACATTTGAACGATATAACTAACTTGGCTACCAATTTCGGTGGTAGAGTGGTTGATATCAGTGAAACCAGCTGTATTGTTGAATTGTCCGCTAAACCAACCCGTATTTCTGCATTCctaaaattaattgaacCATTCGGTGTTTTAGAATGTGCTAGAAGTGGTATGATGGCTTTGCCAAGAACTCCATTGAAGACCAGTGCCGAAGAGGCTGAAGAAGCTGATGAAGGTAAAATCAGCGACATTGTTGATATTTCCCAATTACCACCTGGTTAA
- the ITR2 gene encoding myo-inositol transporter ITR2 (ancestral locus Anc_3.84), with amino-acid sequence MKHSARTSVSSHDQSEFLRGPRESSTDDIEIHLGNNVDSKRFPYEITKDTSSSTQSNLIVEGTQSRQDINSFDHETDDENENDRIVIKPVNDEDDTSVIITFNQGISAFIITLTFVASISGFMFGYDTGYISSALVSIGTDLDNKVLSYGDKEIITAATSLGALITSTMAGTAADIFGRRPCLMFSNVMFVIGAILQITAHKFWQMAVGRLIMGFGVGIGSLISPLFISEIAPKMIRGRLTVINSLWLTGGQLIAYGCGAGLNHVNNGWRILVGLSLIPTVLQFSFFLFLPDTPRYYVMKGRYDDAKSVLHRSYKGASDDIIERKVEELRELNHSIEGKNIPQRFWNTVKELHRVPSNFRALIIACGLQAIQQFTGWNSLMYFSGTIFETVGFSNSSAVSIIVSGTNFIFTLVAFFAIDKIGRRYILLIGLPGMTGSLTVCAIAFHFIGIRFEGNDAVVSHSGFTAWGIVIIVFIIVFAAFYALGIGTVPWQQSELFPQNVRGVGTSYATATNWAGSLVIASTFLTMLQNITPTGTFAFFAGLSFVSTIFCYFCYPELSGLELEEVQTILKDGFNIKASQTLAKKRKQQVSRVTKLKNEPTQEIIEA; translated from the coding sequence ATGAAACACTCGGCGAGAACGTCTGTCTCTTCTCATGATCAAAGTGAGTTTTTGAGAGGACCGAGGGAATCATCGACTGATGATATCGAGATTCATTTGGGTAATAATGTTGATTCGAAAAGATTTCCATACGAAATCACTAAAGATACAAGCTCATCTACTCAATCGAACCTTATAGTGGAGGGCACTCAGTCTCGTCAGGATATAAATAGCTTCGATCACGAaactgatgatgaaaatgagaaTGATCGTATTGTGATAAAACCtgttaatgatgaagatgacaCTTCTGTAATCATAACGTTCAACCAGGGCATTTCTGCTTTTATTATCACCTTAACTTTTGTTGCATCCATTTCGGGGTTCATGTTTGGTTATGATACTGGTTATATTTCCAGTGCCCTGGTTTCTATTGGAACAGACTTAGATAATAAGGTGTTGTCATATGGTgataaagaaatcattACTGCTGCAACATCCCTGGGTGCGCTGATTACCAGTACAATGGCGGGTACGGCTGCTGATATATTTGGGAGAAGACCATGTCtaatgttttcaaatgttATGTTTGTGATAGGGGCAATTCTTCAGATTACTGCACATAAGTTTTGGCAAATGGCTGTTGGTAGATTAATAATGGGGTTTGGAGTTGGAATTGGTTCGTTAATTTCTCCCCTTTTTATCAGTGAGATTGCGCCTAAAATGATAAGAGGTAGGCTAACTGTGATTAATTCATTGTGGTTAACAGGAGGTCAATTAATTGCATATGGTTGCGGTGCAGGTCTGAATCATGTGAACAATGGATGGAGAATTTTAGTTGGATTATCTTTAATTCCTACTGTACTGcagttttcttttttcttgttccttcCAGATACTCCAAGGTACTATGTTATGAAGGGACGTTACGATGATGCCAAGAGCGTCCTGCATAGAAGTTATAAGGGTGCTTCTGACGATATCATTGAACGTAAAGTCGAGGAACTGCGGGAATTAAATCATTCCATAGAAGGAAAAAACATTCCCCAGAGGTTTTGGAATACTGTTAAAGAGTTGCATCGCGTACCTTCAAATTTCAGAGCACTTATCATTGCTTGTGGATTACAAGCAATCCAACAATTCACTGGTTGGAATTCTTTGATGTATTTTTCAGGTACTATTTTTGAGACGGTAGGATTTTCTAACTCATCAGCAGTCTCGATTATTGTCTCCGGtacaaattttattttcactCTGGTTGCGTTTTTTGCCATCGATAAGATTGGACGTAGGTATATCCTTCTCATTGGATTGCCAGGAATGACAGGTTCATTGACGGTCTGTGCTATTGCATTCCATTTTATAGGTATCAGGTTCGAAGGAAATGATGCGGTGGTCTCCCATAGCGGATTTACAGCGTGGGGTATAGtcattattgtttttattattgtatTTGCTGCATTTTATGCCCTAGGTATCGGTACTGTCCCATGGCAGCAATCCGAGCTATTCCCACAAAACGTCCGGGGGGTTGGAACATCATATGCAACAGCTACAAACTGGGCTGGTTCCCTTGTTATTGCATCCACATTTTTGACAATGTTGCAGAACATTACGCCGACGGGCACATTTGCTTTTTTTGCAGGTCTTTCCTTTGTATCAACCATTTTTTGTTACTTTTGCTATCCAGAACTATCTGGATTGGAATTGGAGGAGGTTCAGACAATATTAAAAGACGGATTCAATATCAAGGCTTCTCAGACTTTGgcaaagaagagaaaacaACAAGTCTCTAGGGTGACCAAGCTAAAAAATGAACCCACTCAAGAAATAATAGAAGCTTAG
- the TPT1 gene encoding tRNA 2'-phosphotransferase (ancestral locus Anc_3.88), translating into MTAAKRDVMISKALSYLLRHGALKEKLTIDENGYVAVEELLTNNRLKTHKTSLEDIHRVVETNAKKRFNIKVVDGKEYICAVQGHSIKTIAPNEEALQRIKHLDDLPPCLIHGTNIKNCRQILESGAIKKMNRNHIHLSSGVTGRDHTVISGMRTSSNIYIYLKLGENMLETLKIVKSLNGVFLTEEDIKLNMFEKVVIMENKVKGDGTDLDSLLLLLVEKNIPYECIK; encoded by the coding sequence ATGACTGCCGCTAAAAGAGATGTTATGATCTCAAAGGCCTTATCTTATCTCTTAAGACATGGTGCCCTAAAGGAGAAGCTGACGATAGATGAAAACGGTTATGTTGCGGTTGAGGAACTATTGACTAATAACAGACTTAAGACACACAAAACTTCCTTGGAAGATATCCATAGGGTGGTGGAAACTAATGCCAAAAAGCGGTTTAATATTAAGGTAGTAGATGGAAAGGAATATATTTGCGCGGTCCAAGGGCATTCAATCAAAACGATAGCGCCCAATGAGGAAGCTCTACAGAGAATCAAGCATCTTGATGATTTGCCACCTTGCTTGATTCACGGTACAAACATTAAGAATTGTAGGCAAATTCTCGAAAGTGGGGCAATCAAAAAGATGAACAGGAATCATATTCATTTATCAAGTGGGGTCACAGGACGTGATCACACTGTAATAAGTGGGATGCGAACATCGAGtaacatatatatatatttaaagtTGGGTGAAAACATGCTAGAGACTTTGAAGATAGTGAAATCACTAAATGGTGTTTTTTTAACAGAGGAAGAtatcaaattgaatatgtttGAAAAGGTTGTCataatggaaaataaagtCAAGGGCGACGGAACGGATCTTGATAGCCTTTTATTACTTTTAGTGGagaaaaatattccttATGAGTGCATTAAATAA
- the STP22 gene encoding ubiquitin-binding ESCRT-I subunit protein STP22 (ancestral locus Anc_1.412), translated as MLIELLQIGSREHFIQPTQSSSPNGQNDNTKNVDIKMQDVRPPLPPKPTLLMKNGPTSSSTSSLSTHTDNMRFPVSPSPSRQQSQLSSNTPLPPKIPLNNSSISIPISPPKIPKRPTEPKLETSFDLLDLTTSGETHEDSTHKKTMIDLQETINALSQADKTYIDSELQGRVGTIESAFQQFEDLYAYETKYISSVKQSIEENKDKLRRETEVVKNEIQNVRNFGNKHLEKGTTDPLWMVSTESAGLNQLYDLVAKDDALSDTINALYQMLNRGVIALDLFVRKSRELAREQFLTRLHIEKITTILLEAEH; from the coding sequence ATGCTTATAGAGCTACTACAAATTGGCTCTAGGGAACATTTTATTCAGCCAACCCAGTCGAGCTCTCCTAATGGACAGAATGATAATACGAAGAACGTTGACATTAAGATGCAAGATGTTAGACCTCCTTTACCACCGAAGCCGACTCTTCTCATGAAAAATGGTCccacttcttcttcaacttcttcacTTTCTACTCATACTGATAATATGCGTTTCCCCGTATCGCCATCACCATCACGACAACAATCGCAACTCAGCTCCAATACGCCATTGCCACCAAAGATTCCATTAAACAATTCCTCCATAAGTATTCCAATAAGTCCGCCAAAGATTCCCAAACGTCCTACTGAAcccaaattggaaacatCTTTCGATTTACTTGATTTAACGACCTCTGGAGAAACGCACGAAGATTCCACACACAAGAAAACCATGATTGATTTACAAGAGACTATAAACGCACTATCCCAGGCAGACAAGACATATATAGATTCCGAGTTACAAGGCCGAGTGGGAACTATTGAATCCGCCTTTCAGCAATTCGAAGATCTGTATGCTTATGAGACCAAATATATATCGAGCGTGAAACAATCCATTGAAGAGAATAAGGACAAGTTACGTCGGGAGACAGAGGTTGTAAAAAACGAAATCCAAAACGTCAGAAACTTTGGTAACAAGCACCTGGAAAAGGGTACCACAGACCCATTATGGATGGTCTCCACGGAGTCCGCCGGCCTAAACCAATTGTATGACCTAGTGGCAAAAGATGATGCTCTCTCTGACACAATCAATGCATTGTACCAGATGCTGAACAGAGGGGTTATCGCACTGGACCTGTTCGTTCGGAAGTCGAGAGAGCTGGCTCGAGAGCAGTTCCTGACGCGTCTACACATCGAGAAGATCACCACCATCCTGCTAGAGGCAGAGCATTAG
- the LDB16 gene encoding Ldb16p (ancestral locus Anc_1.414): protein MIYVNIVTLNMFYKPLKDLMFLVNSCIVFTISTTLILISMTLNWVNQYIIKRILLILKIFIGIPISIFSRNCINFMTLPINIPIKIVTGSSIQELLLQTHPRALWYILITIWQYTCVVFCFGLLLGIMFGCALAVIHSLIKIPDVFIDLSQLYVIFKEKLLNALPTVPLPLFENSSGETKEDYSKVASTSTVASSVDGEDQKPIDSLISKAPSEPSMQSPSSSPSKVASTGEIDISDLTSPTGNVFEVASKLPSNFFQEGKSQVDETIKQMAMEEEASQDYHIISYMTPPMSPRNEYTNNDSYNSQPASSNLSSSSSILDQNIISSTIRTSREAPTGKEIRRENYRSINMLSEEGLFKDNN from the coding sequence ATGATTTATGTCAATATTGTAACTCTCAATATGTTCTACAAGCCTTTGAAGGATCTCATGTTTCTCGTAAACTCCTGTATTGTTTTCACAATTTCAACAACACTGATTCTGATATCCATGACCCTTAATTGGGTTAACCAGTATATTATAAAAAGGATACTGCTAATACTGAAGATCTTTATAGGTATACCGATTTccatattttcaagaaattgcATTAATTTTATGACTTTGCCAATTAATATCCCAATCAAGATAGTTACTGGATCATCGATACAAGAACTACTACTGCAAACTCATCCTAGAGCCCTTTGGTATATACTGATAACAATATGGCAATACACATGTGTTGTATTTTGTTTCGGATTACTCCTTGGTATAATGTTTGGATGCGCTCTAGCAGtaattcattcattgattaAAATTCCTGATGTATTTATCGACCTATCACAATTATACGtaatttttaaagaaaaattattaaatgcatTACCAACAGTTCCCCTACCTCTATTTGAAAATAGTTCAGGAGAAACAAAGgaagattattcaaaagTGGCATCTACTTCTACAGTTGCAAGTTCGGTTGATGGAGAGGATCAAAAGCCAATCGATTCATTAATTAGCAAGGCTCCTTCAGAACCTTCTATGCAAAGTCCGTCGAGCTCACCATCAAAAGTTGCATCAACCGGCGAAATAGATATATCTGATTTAACATCACCAACAGGAAATGTTTTCGAAGTAGCATCAAAATTACCTAGTAATTTCTTTCAAGAGGGAAAATCTCAGGTggatgaaacaattaaacAAATGGCAATGGAGGAAGAGGCATCTCAAGACTatcatataatttcttaCATGACTCCACCAATGTCTCCAAGAAATGAATATACAAACAACGATAGTTATAATAGTCAGCcagcttcttcaaatctctcctcttcttctagTATTCTTGATCAGAACATAATTTCCTCGACGATTCGAACATCTCGCGAAGCACCGActggaaaagaaatacgGAGAGAAAACTATAGAAGTATTAATATGCTTTCTGAGGAAGGCTTATTCAAAGAcaacaattaa
- the GBP2 gene encoding single-stranded telomeric DNA-binding/mRNA-binding protein (ancestral locus Anc_1.408), producing the protein MSDERPLDTGRDSFRPRYEGRGGRFGGRGFRSGRGGFRGGRGSWGGRSERFHPSRVGPPPRRTYDRPYESGVEKHHENGIFIGNLSFDATEEDLRDFFSQVGEVVNAEVMSYRGRSKGMGTVEFTNPADAEEAIRQYNGVPFMGRDIFVKQDQPPPGSRQEFKSSEPTQQGYEAFVVNLPYSITWQNLKDIFRECGDVIRADVELDYNGYSRGFGSVIYANEEDMFKAIDSFNGAELEGRILEVREGKFNHPRDTFDDRRDFDDRRDFDDVPKEEEPVLPPAHNPSFTEGVSGDGERNNTVYCNNLPLSTTVPDLYDLFGSVGEIAMAELVYDETGTSTGAAVVEYASQDAADVCINKLNGYNYGGRDLHITYASRP; encoded by the coding sequence ATGAGCGATGAACGTCCGTTGGACACTGGACGTGATAGTTTCCGCCCAAGATATGAAGGGAGAGGGGGCAGATTTGGTGGAAGAGGGTTTAGAAGTGGTCGTGGAGGATTCAGAGGCGGACGTGGATCATGGGGTGGACGTTCAGAAAGATTCCACCCATCAAGAGTTGGACCACCACCAAGAAGAACATACGATAGACCATATGAAAGTGGTGTCGAAAAACATCATGAGAATGGTATCTTTATTGGGAACCTTTCCTTTGATGCTACTGAAGAGGATTTAAGGGATTTTTTTTCACAAGTAGGTGAAGTGGTAAATGCCGAAGTTATGTCATATAGAGGACGTTCAAAGGGTATGGGTACAGTAGAATTTACAAACCCTGCAGATGCTGAAGAAGCAATCCGTCAGTACAATGGTGTTCCATTTATGGGCCGTGATATCTTTGTGAAGCAAGATCAACCTCCTCCAGGATCAAGACAAGAATTTAAATCATCTGAACCAACACAACAAGGATATGAAGCATTTGTGGTCAATCTTCCATATTCAATTACTTGGCAAAATCTAAAAGATATCTTCAGAGAATGTGGGGATGTCATACGTGCAGATGTTGAATTAGATTACAATGGGTACTCTAGAGGATTTGGTTCTGTCATTTATGCAAACGAGGAAGATATGTTTAAGGcaattgattcattcaatGGAGCTGAATTAGAAGGAAGAATTCTAGAGGTGAGAGAAGGTAAATTTAATCACCCAAGAGACACCTTTGATGATAGAAGAGACTTTGATGATAGAAGAGACTTTGATGATGTAccaaaggaagaagaaccAGTTCTACCTCCAGCACATAACCCTAGTTTTACTGAGGGTGTAAGTGGTGATGgtgaaagaaataatacAGTGTACTGTAACAATTTACCGTTATCCACAACAGTCCCAGATCTTTACGATCTATTTGGAAGCGTTGGTGAAATTGCAATGGCTGAGTTAGTGTATGATGAAACCGGAACATCGACAGGTGCAGCTGTTGTAGAATATGCCAGTCAAGATGCAGCTGATGTTTGCATCAACAAACTAAATGGTTACAATTATGGAGGTCGTGACTTGCACATAACCTACGCATCCCGTCcataa